One segment of Solanum stenotomum isolate F172 chromosome 1, ASM1918654v1, whole genome shotgun sequence DNA contains the following:
- the LOC125872393 gene encoding magnesium transporter MRS2-4, whose translation MGKNQFSIRRRKKGMPPLPTPPVDNGEPQNSISMPVGTVKASKKKVGGARLWMRFDRWGQSELNEWDKNAIIKRAGIPTRDLRILGPIFSHSSSILAREKAMVVNLEFIRAIITAEEVLLLDPLRQEVLPFVDQLRQQLPHKSLLKVNGTCAEQDDNEGHFPNAGHWLPVPEAVEGLQAELPFEFQVLEIALEVVCTFLDSSVADLERDAYPVLDELAMNVSTKNLEQVRSLKSNLTRLLARVQKVRDEIEHLLDDNEDMAQLYLTRKWIQNQQPETLLGTIVSNSPVPAAPNLRRLNSARSRSGSLVSNHFNYYDVEDLEMLLEAYFMQLEGTRNKILSVREYIDDTEDYVNIQLDNQRNELIQLQLTLTIASFAIAMETLIAGWFGMNIPCTLYHTEGLFWPFVLCLTIGCIMLFLVILGYARWKKLLGS comes from the exons ATGGGGAAGAATCAATTCTCGATTCGCCGGAGGAAGAAAGGGATGCCGCCGTTGCCGACACCGCCAGTGGACAATGGGGAACCCCAGAATTCAATTTCGATGCCGGTGGGGACTGTTAAAGCGTCTAAGAAGAAGGTTGGTGGGGCGAGGCTTTGGATGAGATTTGATAGATGGGGTCAATCAGAGTTGAATGAGTGGGATAAGAACGCTATAATCAAGCGTGCTGGTATTCCTACTCGGGACTTGAGGATTCTTGGCCCCATATTCTCTCACTCCTCCAGCATTCTTG CAAGGGAGAAGGCCATGGTTGTCAATTTGGAGTTTATAAGAGCCATAATTACAGCTGAAGAGGTTTTGTTGCTTGATCCTCTACGTCAAGAGGTTCTTCCATTTGTGGATCAACTGAGGCAACAACTTCCTCATAAAAGTCTTTTGAAAGTTAATGGTACTTGCGCTGAACAAGACGACAATGAAGGACACTTTCCAAATGCTGGACACTGGTTACCAGTTCCAGAAGCTGTTGAAGGTCTGCAGGCTGAGCTACCATTTGAGTTTCAGGTGCTTGAAATTGCATTGGAGGTTGTTTGCACATTCTTAGACTCTAGTGTAGCGGATCTAGAGAGAGATGCTTACCCAGTTTTGGATGAACTGGCCATGAATGTTAGCACGAAGAATCTTGAGCAAGTGAGAAGTTTAAAAAGTAATCTTACCCGATTGCTTGCCAGAGTGCAGAAG GTTAGAGATGAAATAGAACACCTTTTAGATGATAATGAAGACATGGCACAGTTGTACTTGACTAGGAAATGGATTCAGAACCAGCAACCTGAGACTCTTTTGGGAACTATTGTTTCAAATAGCCCCGTTCCTGCTGCACCAAATCTTCGTAGACTTAATTCAGCTAGAAGCAGAAGTGGAAGTTTGGTGAGCAATCATTTTAATTACTATGATGTGGAAGATCTGGAGATGTTACTTGAGGCCTATTTCATGCAGTTGGAAGGCACTCGGAACAAGATATTATCT GTCCGTGAGTACATTGATGACACTGAAGACTACGTCAATATTCAACTGGACAATCAACGTAATGAACTTATTCAGCTGCAGTTGACACTGACGATTGCATCATTTGCTATAGCTATGGAGACGCTGATAGCTGGTTGGTTTGGCATGAATATACCTTGTACCTTATACCACACAGAGGGGTTATTTTGGCCCTTTGTATTATGCCTGACAATAGGTTGTATAATGCTCTTCCTTGTTATTCTAGGATATGCTAGATGGAAGAAGTTGCTTGGATCATGA